One region of Solanum pennellii chromosome 6, SPENNV200 genomic DNA includes:
- the LOC107021703 gene encoding uncharacterized protein LOC107021703 — protein MRDFASCFNEYAVQVSDNTSCSSYSNSACIPPSIIPSVQNTVNCLYKVNLSNKKHVLITISWCKTNVTQGLSVHFGDDHPNVFKLNTNTRLFRKKKGSKSMVLDNFKVEIIWDLCGARYLSSGPEPIDGYYVLIIVDSQLGVILGDMAEEASLRKLKNGIPMAKFSLVSRQEHFSGNTIYSTKAQFCDNGNLHDVLIRCNGENDGLKHPVLSVYIDKKMVIRVKRLQWNFRGNQSIFLDGLLIDLMWNVHDWFFNPASGIALFMFRTRSGMDSRLWLDDKDKFLIKDQEKIEFSLLIYASKTT, from the coding sequence atgagagATTTTGCTTCTTGTTTCAATGAATATGCTGTTCAAGTTTCTGATAATACTTCTTGTTCTAGTTACTCAAACTCTGCTTGTATCCCTCCTTCTATAATTCCTTCAGTACAAAACACTGTGAATTGTTTGTACAAAgtcaatttatcaaataaaaaacatgtCTTGATCACAATTTCATGGTGCAAAACAAATGTAACACAAGGCTTAAGTGTACACTTTGGTGATGATCATCCAAATGTATTCAAACTCAACACGAATACGCGTCTTTTTAGGAAGAAGAAGGGGAGTAAATCAATGGTTTTGGATAATTTTAAGGTTGAAATCATTTGGGATTTGTGTGGAGCTAGGTACTTAAGTAGTGGTCCTGAGCCAATTGATGGATATTATGTATTGATCATAGTTGATTCACAACTTGGAGTTATTCTTGGTGATATGGCTGAAGAAGCATCATTAAGGAAGTTGAAAAATGGAATTCCAATGGCTAAATTTTCATTGGTATCAAGACAAGAACATTTTTCTGGTAATACAATTTATTCAACTAAGGCTCAGTTTTGTGATAATGGTAACCTACATGATGTTTTGATTCGTTGCAACGGCGAAAATGATGGATTAAAACATCCTGTTTTGTCAGTTTATATTGATAAGAAGATGGTGATTAGAGTTAAAAGATTGCAATGGAACTTCAGGggaaatcagagtatttttttgGATGGATTGCTTATTGATCTAATGTGGAATGTTCATGATTGGTTCTTTAATCCAGCTTCTGGTATTGCATTATTTATGTTTAGGACAAGAAGTGGAATGGATAGTAGATTGTGGCTAGATGATAAAGACAAATTCCTCATCAAAGatcaagaaaaaattgaattctCATTGTTGATCTATGCTTCTAAGACCACATAA